One genomic window of Paenisporosarcina antarctica includes the following:
- a CDS encoding cysteine desulfurase, whose product MINKDIRSYFPILNQEVNGYPLVYLDSAATSQKPVQVIEALRKYYEFDNSNVHRGVHTLGNRATESYEGAREKVRNFISAKSTQEVIFMRGTTTALNTVAQSYGEANVQEGDEIVITYMEHHSNIIPWQQLAKEKGAILKYVDLEEDGTLSLEKVRATITQRTKIVSIMYVSNVLGTMNPIKEITQIAHENGAVMVVDGAQAAPHLRIDVQDLDCDFFAFSGHKMCGPTGIGVLYGKKELLEQMEPVEFGGEMIDFVGLYDSTWKELPWKFEGGTPIIAGAVGLAAAIDFLEEIGLDEIEKHEHELAAYAMDRMSTINGLTIYGPKDPGKRAGIVTFNVNDVHPHDLATVLDMNGIAVRAGHHCAQPLMKWLQVSATARASFYVYNSEEDIDRLVAGLSTAKEYFNDVF is encoded by the coding sequence ATGATCAATAAAGACATTCGAAGCTATTTCCCTATTTTGAACCAAGAAGTGAACGGCTATCCGCTTGTCTATCTTGATAGTGCAGCGACATCTCAAAAACCCGTTCAAGTCATTGAAGCGTTAAGAAAATATTACGAGTTCGATAATTCAAATGTTCACCGAGGTGTTCATACACTTGGTAATCGCGCAACTGAAAGTTATGAAGGTGCGCGAGAAAAAGTGCGTAACTTCATTTCAGCAAAGTCTACACAAGAAGTCATTTTCATGCGTGGAACAACTACTGCTCTTAATACAGTGGCCCAAAGTTACGGTGAAGCAAATGTACAAGAAGGCGATGAAATTGTCATCACGTATATGGAGCATCACTCTAATATCATTCCTTGGCAACAATTGGCCAAAGAAAAAGGTGCCATTTTAAAATACGTAGATTTAGAAGAAGATGGAACGCTATCTTTAGAAAAAGTGCGTGCAACGATTACTCAACGAACTAAAATTGTTTCGATTATGTATGTGTCAAATGTTCTTGGAACAATGAACCCAATAAAAGAAATTACACAGATTGCTCACGAAAATGGAGCAGTAATGGTTGTAGATGGAGCACAAGCTGCTCCTCATTTACGCATTGATGTACAAGATTTAGATTGTGATTTCTTCGCTTTTTCTGGTCATAAAATGTGTGGGCCAACTGGGATCGGTGTGTTATATGGAAAGAAAGAGTTGCTCGAGCAAATGGAGCCTGTTGAATTCGGGGGCGAGATGATTGACTTCGTTGGGTTATATGACTCTACGTGGAAAGAACTTCCATGGAAGTTTGAAGGCGGCACTCCAATCATTGCAGGTGCTGTAGGATTAGCTGCAGCAATCGATTTCTTAGAAGAAATTGGTCTTGATGAGATCGAGAAGCATGAACATGAACTCGCAGCATATGCGATGGATCGTATGTCTACGATTAATGGTTTAACGATTTATGGACCAAAAGATCCGGGTAAAAGAGCAGGGATTGTTACCTTTAACGTAAATGATGTACATCCTCACGATTTAGCAACTGTTCTGGATATGAATGGTATTGCAGTTCGTGCTGGACATCATTGTGCTCAACCATTAATGAAATGGTTGCAGGTATCAGCTACTGCGCGTGCAAGCTTCTATGTATACAACTCTGAAGAAGATATTGACCGATTAGTAGCAGGACTTAGCACGGCAAAGGAGTATTTTAACGATGTCTTTTAA
- the sufU gene encoding Fe-S cluster assembly sulfur transfer protein SufU, translated as MSFKNLDQLYRSVIMDHYKKPRNKGSLEDGSVTIDLNNPTCGDRIHLTLQVTNGIVENAKFDGEGCSISMASASMMTQAVKGKPVEEALNLSTIFSDMMLGKELDDSIDLGDIESLSGVSKFPARIKCATLAWKAMEKGVENESHS; from the coding sequence ATGTCTTTTAAAAATTTGGATCAGCTATATAGATCAGTCATTATGGATCATTACAAAAAACCTCGTAACAAGGGGTCACTTGAAGATGGTAGTGTCACAATTGATTTGAATAACCCTACTTGTGGGGACCGTATTCATTTAACTTTGCAAGTCACTAATGGAATTGTGGAAAATGCGAAATTTGATGGAGAAGGATGCTCGATTTCAATGGCATCTGCCTCTATGATGACGCAGGCCGTAAAAGGAAAACCAGTCGAAGAAGCTTTAAATCTTTCGACAATTTTTTCAGATATGATGCTTGGAAAAGAACTTGATGACTCGATTGACTTAGGCGATATAGAATCTTTATCTGGTGTATCAAAGTTTCCTGCGCGTATTAAATGTGCCACTCTTGCTTGGAAAGCCATGGAAAAAGGTGTAGAAAACGAATCACATTCGTAA